GAAGTTATTGCTTTAAACCGGCGGTGGTGAATTTGCGGCGCGCACTCTAACTGCAATGTTGCTGGTACGCGAGTACTATTTTCGCGACTGACTGGAAGATGGAATGGGGCGTTCCGCGGCAGATGCACATCATGCAACCGGGGCGTCGCACAAGCTGCGACTAGTGCGCATGACCGGATATTCCGATCGCCTCAGCGGCTCATGTCGACAAACAGCGTGGCGCCCACGGTGGCCCGGGTCAGCGCCACATACAGGGCACGGCGCCATTCCGGCTCGCCCATGCTCGAAGCGTTGCCGCCCAGCACCAGCGCATGCGCGCACTGCTTTCCCTTCGCGCGCGCCACGCTCTCGGCCAGCAGGGATCCCGACGTCATGACCTGCTCGCCCTCGAGCGTATAGCCACCAGTAAAGCGCCGGAGCGAATAGGGGCCGATGGAGTCACCCAAGGGCTTGAGGCCGCTGGTGCCCTGCATGCCGATGACCATCAGGTCCGACAGGTCCAGCCCCTTCCGCAGCAGTTGGGCGATCTCCCGCTCCAACGCTTCCGTCAGGTCCTGCTCGCCACCGCGCAGCTGGCGGACCTCAAGCCCGGAACCTTCAGCCGGGTTGAGGAAGCGGACGCCGCTTGGCGCCACATCGGCCAACTCGGCAGCCAGGCGCGTCGGCGTGCGGTAGTTGTCCAGCACGCGCAGTACGGCATGACCGCGGTGACGCCCGGCAGCGCGTTCCATCAGGTCCTGCTCCGGGTCGCCCACCCATACAAAGTCACCGTCGGGCGCCAAGAGCTTGAGTAGCTGGTCGATGTCTTCGTCCGCAAGATCCTGGCCTTCATCGACGAAGATGCTGTCGTAGAGGAACTCTGCGGGCCATTCAAGCCTCCCAAGCGCCTCCGTCGTCTCCTCCTCGAGCTGTCTCCAGAACACCCAATCGGCCTTTTCCGGGAATCGCAGCTCGATACCCAGCGCTTCGGCCAGGTTGCGGCGCAGGGAAAACCAGGTCTCCACCGTGGCCCCGGGCAGACCGTTCCGATGCAGGTCCGCGAGTGGCCGATTGAAACAGGTCAGCAAGGTGCGCCTGCCGGCCGCCACGGAGCGACGGGCGAGCACCCGCAGGAGTTCCGACTTTCCCGAGCCGGCGCAGGCCTCGATGCGCAGGCGCATCGGCTGCATCTCGAAGTTCTCCAGCACCACGCGCATGGGCCCGGACAGCTGGATGCGCATGCGGTCGGCCAGGGTGCGGTGGCCGTGCAGGCTGGGCACCAGGTCCAAGGCGCCTTCGAGGAAGGAGACGATTGCGGCAACCTTCCCTGGTTCTGGCTCCCCGCCGCCAATCAGCTCCTCGATGACACGGGGCAATCGATCGGCTCGCCCCTGGTCGACCAGGCAGCAGTCGTCCAGCGCAATGTCCTGCACATCCTTGATGCGAACATCCGGAAAGTAGCCCACGCTGATGCAGCCCGTCGGCGGCGGGACGCGACCGCGGTGAAGCTTGCGCAGGAAGCTCTCACGGTTGCGCGCCATCTGCTTGCTGACCGACTTGGTCTGGCCGCCGTACGCCTTGCTCAGCTCCCCGCCTTCGTACTCGACCGAGCCGTTCTTCTGCTCGATCAGCACGACTGCACCGGCCGGTGAAATGACGACAAAGTCGATTTCACCCTGCATGAGTCGGCGCCGGGTCGGGAGCGTCCAGTGACAGCCGTGTATGACCACCCAACTGTCCGGCAACCCTTGACCCAACGCCTCGGCCGTTGGCCATTCGGACGCATTCT
This Luteimonas sp. MC1572 DNA region includes the following protein-coding sequences:
- a CDS encoding nuclease-related domain-containing DEAD/DEAH box helicase, which gives rise to MARLLPSDLSPQDFENASEWPTAEALGQGLPDSWVVIHGCHWTLPTRRRLMQGEIDFVVISPAGAVVLIEQKNGSVEYEGGELSKAYGGQTKSVSKQMARNRESFLRKLHRGRVPPPTGCISVGYFPDVRIKDVQDIALDDCCLVDQGRADRLPRVIEELIGGGEPEPGKVAAIVSFLEGALDLVPSLHGHRTLADRMRIQLSGPMRVVLENFEMQPMRLRIEACAGSGKSELLRVLARRSVAAGRRTLLTCFNRPLADLHRNGLPGATVETWFSLRRNLAEALGIELRFPEKADWVFWRQLEEETTEALGRLEWPAEFLYDSIFVDEGQDLADEDIDQLLKLLAPDGDFVWVGDPEQDLMERAAGRHRGHAVLRVLDNYRTPTRLAAELADVAPSGVRFLNPAEGSGLEVRQLRGGEQDLTEALEREIAQLLRKGLDLSDLMVIGMQGTSGLKPLGDSIGPYSLRRFTGGYTLEGEQVMTSGSLLAESVARAKGKQCAHALVLGGNASSMGEPEWRRALYVALTRATVGATLFVDMSR